In one window of Microbacterium natoriense DNA:
- a CDS encoding endo-1,4-beta-xylanase, with protein sequence MRRSLRSLFSVTAAAVLLLPLCGVSTAYAAPPGHSNADKNALRNQAPKDLAIGSAVWGQKQLMDYDAADPTQYQQVLGAQFSSLTPENDMKWDAVHPAPDVYDFTSADALVAYAKANHQQVRGHTLLWHSQNPAWVTEASKTWTCDEARDVLEDHIRTVVGHFKGEIYEWDVANEIFQDTWENGGVKLRTEANPFLKACADDPVALLEDAFRWAHEADPDAVLFLNDYNAEGINEKTDAYYALAQRMLADGTPLGGFGAQAHLSLLYGFDTTLQANFERFAALGLHVAVTEADVRIPLQDGETGPTPEQVATQAERYDGLLQACLNVKACSSFTVWGFPDANSWVPDVFPGEGWATIFEDDYSRKPAFDVMLSSLRCATPGTSPRR encoded by the coding sequence ATGCGACGATCTCTGCGATCACTCTTCTCGGTCACTGCGGCAGCTGTGCTGCTGCTGCCTTTGTGCGGCGTGAGCACCGCCTATGCCGCGCCGCCCGGGCACAGCAACGCCGACAAGAACGCTCTGCGCAACCAGGCGCCCAAAGACCTCGCGATCGGCAGCGCGGTGTGGGGCCAGAAGCAGCTCATGGACTACGACGCGGCCGACCCGACGCAGTACCAGCAGGTGCTCGGCGCGCAGTTCTCGTCTCTGACACCCGAGAACGACATGAAGTGGGATGCCGTGCATCCCGCCCCGGACGTGTACGACTTCACGTCCGCTGACGCGCTCGTCGCCTACGCGAAGGCGAATCATCAGCAGGTCCGCGGGCACACGCTGCTGTGGCACAGCCAGAACCCGGCCTGGGTCACCGAGGCGAGCAAGACCTGGACCTGCGACGAAGCGCGCGACGTGCTCGAAGACCACATCCGCACCGTGGTCGGCCATTTCAAGGGTGAGATCTACGAGTGGGACGTCGCGAACGAGATCTTCCAGGACACCTGGGAGAACGGCGGCGTGAAGCTGCGCACCGAGGCCAACCCGTTCCTCAAAGCCTGCGCCGACGACCCGGTGGCTCTCCTCGAAGACGCGTTCCGCTGGGCGCATGAAGCCGATCCTGATGCCGTGCTGTTCCTCAACGACTACAACGCGGAGGGCATCAACGAGAAGACCGACGCGTACTACGCGCTCGCTCAGAGGATGCTGGCCGACGGGACGCCGCTGGGCGGATTCGGTGCTCAGGCGCATCTCAGCCTTCTCTACGGTTTCGACACGACCCTGCAGGCGAACTTCGAGCGGTTCGCCGCACTGGGCCTGCACGTGGCGGTGACCGAGGCCGACGTCCGCATCCCGTTGCAGGACGGCGAGACCGGCCCGACGCCCGAGCAGGTGGCGACGCAGGCCGAGCGGTACGACGGGCTGCTTCAGGCATGCCTGAACGTGAAGGCGTGCTCGTCGTTCACCGTATGGGGATTCCCCGACGCGAACTCGTGGGTTCCCGACGTCTTCCCCGGTGAGGGCTGGGCCACGATCTTCGAGGACGACTACTCGCGGAAGCCCGCGTTCGACGTGATGCTCAGCTCGCTGCGCTGCGCGACGCCCGGCACCTCGCCGCGGCGCTGA
- a CDS encoding DUF2510 domain-containing protein, translating into MTTPQGWYDAGVPGRQRWWDGAQWTAHERDAPVASPSMGWYLVPGTVDVRWWDGTVWTPYRIRDGKPKPDAFAIEPPSTGLILGIMFLVLGLAQLSLALATRSPGNFVTPVLFVLVAVVWIVGARHSQGVRALPAPQSMPIIDPVARPLPGEVEGPGAGWYPMTGQVTRWWTGARWSWYIGMKFGARPGYAGPRGYITSMIVGWFMAGLAVLGLALGVTGAALSASPAGAFMIAIGFVFAVVFAGLALFILLLTRSRRNAMLLPTSPPPLR; encoded by the coding sequence ATGACGACACCGCAGGGGTGGTACGACGCAGGCGTGCCGGGGCGGCAGCGCTGGTGGGACGGAGCGCAATGGACCGCGCACGAGCGGGACGCGCCGGTCGCGTCGCCATCGATGGGGTGGTACCTCGTGCCGGGAACCGTGGACGTCCGCTGGTGGGACGGCACGGTGTGGACGCCCTACCGCATCCGCGACGGCAAGCCGAAGCCTGACGCCTTCGCCATCGAGCCGCCGTCGACCGGGTTGATCCTCGGCATCATGTTCCTGGTGCTCGGCCTGGCTCAGCTGTCACTGGCGCTGGCCACACGGAGTCCCGGCAACTTCGTCACTCCGGTGCTGTTCGTGCTGGTGGCTGTCGTCTGGATCGTCGGGGCGCGACATTCGCAGGGGGTGCGCGCCCTGCCTGCGCCGCAGAGCATGCCGATCATCGACCCGGTCGCCCGGCCGCTCCCCGGCGAAGTGGAGGGCCCGGGTGCCGGCTGGTATCCGATGACGGGGCAGGTCACCCGGTGGTGGACGGGCGCTCGCTGGAGCTGGTACATCGGCATGAAGTTCGGCGCGCGCCCAGGCTACGCCGGTCCCCGTGGTTACATCACGTCGATGATCGTCGGCTGGTTCATGGCAGGTCTCGCCGTACTCGGACTCGCCCTGGGCGTGACGGGCGCCGCGCTCAGCGCGAGTCCCGCGGGCGCGTTCATGATCGCGATCGGCTTCGTCTTCGCAGTGGTCTTCGCCGGACTGGCGCTGTTCATCCTGCTCCTGACGCGCTCGCGCCGGAACGCGATGCTCCTGCCGACATCCCCTCCACCGCTGCGGTGA
- a CDS encoding Na+/H+ antiporter subunit D, whose protein sequence is MNSLIPLLVALPLLGAAITLIFGRNARVQSIVTVVTLVVVSIIAAVLLVVVDAGAPLAVSVGGWPVPFGIVLYVDRLAALLVLVSSIVLLAVLLFSVGQGIADGAEETPISIFNPSYLILAAGIFNAFIAGDLFNLYVGFEILLVASYVLITLGSTESRIRTGAVYIVVSLVSSILFLAAIAMVYGALGTVNMAQIAERMTELPQETQLVLHLMLVLAFGIKAAIFPVSFWLPDSYPTAPAPVTAVFAGLLTKVGVYALIRTETQLFSENDINTLLLIIALATMIVGVLGAVAQAELKRILSFTLVSHVGYMIFGLAIATPAAIGATVYYIVHHIIVQTTLFLAVGLVERRAGSTSILRVKGLLKVAPVIAVLYFIPAINLGGLPPFSGFIGKFALFEAAASVGTPLMIVLIVGGIVTSLLTLYALMRAWNLAFWREEEDSAETEGRLSHLGNAPAADEQQERRRIPAIMTIATSGMVVVTIALTVFAGPLYALCDRIGEALLQPVTLTQLEDEVKG, encoded by the coding sequence ATGAACTCGCTCATCCCCCTTCTGGTCGCCCTGCCGCTCCTCGGGGCCGCGATCACGCTGATCTTCGGGCGCAACGCGCGAGTGCAGTCGATCGTCACCGTGGTGACGCTGGTGGTCGTCTCGATCATCGCGGCCGTGCTGCTGGTCGTGGTCGATGCCGGTGCCCCGCTCGCGGTCTCGGTCGGCGGCTGGCCGGTGCCGTTCGGCATCGTGCTCTACGTCGATCGGCTCGCGGCCCTGCTCGTCCTGGTGTCGAGCATCGTGCTGCTCGCGGTGCTCCTCTTCTCGGTCGGCCAGGGCATCGCAGACGGGGCGGAGGAGACCCCGATCTCGATCTTCAATCCGTCGTACCTGATCCTCGCGGCCGGCATCTTCAACGCGTTCATCGCGGGCGACCTGTTCAACCTGTACGTCGGATTCGAGATCCTGCTCGTCGCGTCGTACGTGCTGATCACCCTCGGCAGCACCGAGTCCCGCATCCGCACCGGCGCCGTCTACATCGTCGTCTCGCTGGTCTCGTCGATCCTGTTCCTCGCCGCGATCGCGATGGTCTACGGCGCGCTCGGCACCGTGAACATGGCGCAGATCGCCGAGCGGATGACGGAGCTGCCGCAGGAGACCCAACTGGTCCTGCATCTCATGCTGGTCCTCGCCTTCGGCATCAAGGCCGCGATCTTCCCGGTGTCGTTCTGGCTGCCGGATTCGTACCCGACGGCGCCCGCGCCGGTCACGGCGGTCTTCGCGGGACTGCTGACGAAGGTCGGCGTCTACGCGCTGATCCGCACCGAGACGCAGCTGTTCTCGGAGAACGACATCAACACGCTGCTGCTGATCATCGCTCTCGCGACCATGATCGTGGGAGTGCTCGGCGCGGTCGCGCAGGCCGAGCTGAAGAGGATCCTGTCGTTCACCCTGGTGAGCCACGTCGGCTACATGATCTTCGGCCTCGCGATTGCGACGCCCGCGGCGATCGGCGCGACGGTGTACTACATCGTCCACCACATCATCGTGCAGACCACGCTGTTCCTCGCCGTGGGACTCGTCGAACGCCGGGCCGGCAGCACGTCGATCCTGAGGGTGAAGGGCCTGCTCAAAGTCGCGCCCGTGATCGCCGTGCTGTACTTCATCCCCGCGATCAACCTCGGCGGCCTGCCGCCCTTCTCCGGGTTCATCGGCAAGTTCGCTCTGTTCGAGGCCGCAGCATCCGTCGGCACCCCCCTCATGATCGTGCTGATCGTCGGCGGCATCGTCACCTCTCTGCTCACGCTCTACGCCCTGATGCGCGCGTGGAACCTCGCGTTCTGGCGCGAGGAGGAGGACTCGGCCGAGACCGAGGGGCGGCTCTCGCATCTCGGCAACGCGCCCGCCGCCGACGAGCAGCAGGAGCGCCGCCGCATTCCGGCCATCATGACCATCGCGACCTCCGGAATGGTCGTGGTCACGATCGCCCTCACCGTCTTCGCGGGACCCCTGTACGCGCTCTGCGACCGCATCGGCGAGGCGCTGCTGCAGCCGGTCACGCTCACCCAGCTCGAAGACGAGGTGAAGGGATGA
- a CDS encoding Na+/H+ antiporter subunit E, giving the protein MSPDTTRHFWRDLGVQLPFLAWLVVLWMLLWAQFTLLSFVTGLIVAVFVTRVFRLPTVELSGRVNLWFAVILGVQFLFAVVRGALVVAMQVLDLRRHPGTAIIAVPLRYSDDLMMTHVSVASSLIPGSLVVEADRDRRILYLHVIGVRSMADVEKQREGVLRWEKRIVRALGAPAQYRALRADERKADR; this is encoded by the coding sequence ATGAGTCCAGACACGACCCGGCACTTCTGGCGGGACCTCGGCGTGCAGCTGCCGTTCCTCGCCTGGCTCGTCGTGCTGTGGATGCTGCTGTGGGCGCAGTTCACACTGCTCTCGTTCGTGACCGGCCTCATCGTCGCGGTCTTCGTGACGCGCGTGTTCCGCCTCCCCACGGTCGAGCTCTCGGGCCGGGTGAACCTCTGGTTCGCGGTGATCCTCGGAGTGCAGTTCCTCTTCGCCGTCGTGCGAGGCGCCCTCGTCGTCGCGATGCAGGTGCTCGATCTCCGTCGCCATCCGGGAACCGCGATCATCGCCGTGCCGCTGAGATACTCCGACGACCTGATGATGACGCACGTGTCGGTCGCTTCGTCGCTGATCCCCGGATCGCTCGTCGTGGAGGCGGACCGCGACCGCCGCATCCTGTACCTGCACGTGATCGGGGTGCGCAGCATGGCGGACGTCGAGAAACAGCGCGAGGGAGTGCTCCGCTGGGAGAAGCGCATCGTCCGCGCACTGGGGGCTCCGGCGCAGTATCGTGCGCTGAGGGCCGACGAGCGGAAGGCGGACCGATGA
- the mnhG gene encoding monovalent cation/H(+) antiporter subunit G, which yields MNVFGLMIPDAVIDAAVLVLILVGALLCLFAAIGLLRFRDVPSRLHAATKPQVLGLLLICLAIALSQRSIGGILLGLVLVAPIVLMQFATAPLSAHMVGRQAYRNGSIEQRNLVVDELADSKQTPPAAG from the coding sequence ATGAACGTCTTCGGTCTCATGATCCCCGACGCCGTGATCGACGCGGCGGTGCTCGTGCTGATCCTCGTCGGCGCCCTGCTGTGCCTGTTCGCTGCCATCGGTCTTCTGCGCTTCCGTGATGTGCCCTCCCGTCTGCATGCGGCCACCAAGCCCCAGGTGCTGGGACTCCTGCTCATCTGCCTGGCGATCGCGCTGTCTCAGCGCTCGATCGGCGGCATCCTGCTGGGCCTCGTGCTCGTCGCGCCGATCGTGCTGATGCAGTTCGCCACCGCCCCGTTGTCGGCGCACATGGTCGGACGGCAGGCGTACCGCAACGGCTCGATCGAGCAGCGCAACCTCGTGGTCGACGAGCTCGCCGATTCGAAGCAGACTCCGCCCGCGGCGGGGTGA
- a CDS encoding monovalent cation/H+ antiporter complex subunit F, giving the protein MSILLGVIMVVFGVAALLTVIRIVRGPSILDRAVASDVLLTEVMCVLGAEMAINGHTRSIPVLLIIAAIGVFGSIAVARFVARRDNTTP; this is encoded by the coding sequence ATGAGCATCCTGCTGGGCGTGATCATGGTGGTCTTCGGCGTCGCGGCGCTGCTGACCGTCATCCGCATCGTCCGCGGCCCGTCGATCCTCGACCGCGCCGTCGCGAGCGACGTGCTGCTGACGGAGGTGATGTGCGTGCTCGGGGCCGAGATGGCGATCAACGGGCACACCCGCAGCATCCCGGTGCTGCTGATCATCGCCGCGATCGGGGTGTTCGGCTCGATCGCGGTGGCGCGCTTCGTCGCCCGGAGGGACAACACGACACCATGA
- a CDS encoding Na(+)/H(+) antiporter subunit C: protein MDVSLTLIVIMAVLFACGVYAMLERSLTRVLIGFLLLGNATNLLLLIVMGVPGNAPFFGTEGEMSDPLPQALTLTAIVITFAVSAFLLALIYRSWQLGQADTVEDDEDDIAIRGRTDAEEDLMGDDEGDYADDDATTDFVGLQTAPITVLHMRDHPAIVDGAPVDRPVAPVLRQAQEPGGQAQEPRGQAPEAGEEDGR from the coding sequence ATGGATGTGTCGCTGACCCTCATCGTCATCATGGCCGTGCTGTTCGCGTGCGGCGTGTACGCGATGCTCGAGCGCAGCCTCACCAGGGTGCTCATCGGATTCCTGCTGCTCGGCAACGCCACGAACCTGCTGCTGCTGATCGTCATGGGCGTGCCGGGGAACGCGCCGTTCTTCGGCACCGAGGGCGAGATGAGCGACCCCTTGCCGCAGGCGCTCACCCTCACGGCGATCGTCATCACGTTCGCCGTCTCGGCCTTCCTGCTCGCCCTCATCTACCGTTCCTGGCAGCTGGGCCAGGCCGACACCGTCGAGGACGACGAAGACGACATCGCGATCCGCGGCCGCACGGATGCCGAGGAAGATCTCATGGGCGACGACGAGGGCGACTACGCCGACGACGACGCCACGACCGACTTCGTCGGCCTGCAGACAGCCCCGATCACGGTGCTGCACATGCGCGATCATCCTGCGATCGTCGACGGGGCGCCAGTCGACCGGCCGGTCGCGCCCGTCCTTCGACAGGCTCAGGAACCCGGGGGACAGGCTCAGGAACCCAGAGGTCAGGCTCCAGAAGCCGGAGAGGAGGACGGCCGATGA
- a CDS encoding alpha/beta fold hydrolase has product MPNRLLAPQGAPASVVEFEHAGATLVAETFGTGGPVFLLLHGIGMGRSVYLDLVRQLDGRVIAVDLPGFGEAPEPERTLTMQRHADFLAAYLRHADESPVIVIGHSMGSQIAAELAVRHPALVAGVVLAGPTVDSAARSIRAQANYLLRDLLGESPLVLWRGAREYLRGGPNLIRKMRATIVHEPEKVYPRIAVPVLVLRGERDPMAPQTWCREIVDSVPQAELEVIPDRGHSTLISDAEVAADLIHRFAERI; this is encoded by the coding sequence ATGCCGAACCGTCTGCTCGCCCCGCAGGGTGCTCCGGCATCCGTCGTCGAATTCGAGCATGCCGGCGCGACGCTCGTGGCCGAGACGTTCGGAACCGGCGGACCGGTGTTCCTGCTGCTGCATGGCATCGGCATGGGCCGCAGCGTGTACCTCGACCTGGTCCGCCAGCTCGACGGACGCGTGATCGCGGTCGACCTGCCCGGATTCGGCGAGGCGCCCGAGCCCGAGCGCACTCTGACCATGCAGCGGCACGCCGACTTCCTGGCGGCGTATCTGCGCCATGCCGACGAGTCGCCGGTCATCGTGATCGGGCACTCCATGGGCAGTCAGATCGCCGCGGAACTCGCGGTGCGGCATCCGGCGCTCGTCGCAGGCGTCGTCCTGGCGGGTCCGACCGTCGACAGCGCCGCGCGCAGCATCCGCGCTCAGGCCAACTATCTCCTGCGCGACCTGCTCGGCGAGAGCCCCCTGGTGCTGTGGCGCGGAGCGCGCGAGTATCTGCGCGGCGGGCCGAACCTGATCCGCAAGATGCGTGCCACGATCGTGCACGAACCCGAGAAGGTCTATCCCCGCATCGCGGTTCCGGTGCTGGTGCTGCGCGGCGAGCGCGACCCCATGGCTCCGCAGACCTGGTGCCGCGAGATCGTCGATTCGGTTCCGCAAGCCGAGCTCGAGGTCATCCCCGATCGCGGCCACAGCACGCTCATCAGCGACGCCGAGGTGGCCGCGGACCTGATCCATCGGTTCGCCGAGCGGATCTGA
- a CDS encoding MFS transporter has product MSSPASETAEKRGLRARISASLTDPVLNALVAAVAVSRIGRGVFLAVTVLFFTQIVGLSAGEAAIVLAVSSGCGVVASFLGGWLADRWSARRLTFGFEALGGLLLAAYAFAGDFTSALLLASLSGFFDSMGHSARSAIIARGFAPERRVHARAVLRTVTNLSIALGSAIGAIALALGTPEAYRAVIAVAGLLCAVGSLPLLRLTTDVDAPARTRLGPQVTETGSIDTAAAAAALAERKDWAQRSPWRDPQYLALTALTGIFAMQFGVFELGVPLWITRETTAPEVMVAVLLIVNTVLVVMFQVRASRGTHDVRTAGRVTLIAGGLIVIACLVYALAAGLPVWAAIVLLLVATIAYTFAEILSQAGGWGLSFELADAKRAGAYQGVFGMGFSLGALAAPLVVNATAITYGFFGWVVLAAIFLAAASGTWLIARRAAAVSA; this is encoded by the coding sequence GTGTCCTCCCCTGCATCCGAAACAGCCGAGAAGCGGGGGCTGCGGGCGCGGATCTCCGCAAGCCTGACCGACCCGGTGCTGAACGCCCTGGTCGCGGCCGTCGCGGTCTCACGCATCGGGCGCGGGGTGTTCCTCGCGGTCACCGTGCTGTTCTTCACGCAGATCGTCGGGTTGAGTGCGGGCGAGGCGGCCATCGTGCTCGCGGTGTCGAGCGGATGCGGCGTCGTGGCGTCCTTCCTCGGCGGCTGGCTCGCCGATCGATGGAGCGCCCGCCGGCTCACCTTCGGTTTCGAGGCGCTCGGCGGACTGCTGCTCGCGGCGTACGCGTTCGCCGGCGACTTCACCTCAGCGCTGCTGCTCGCATCCCTCTCCGGCTTCTTCGACTCGATGGGTCACTCGGCACGCTCCGCGATCATCGCACGCGGCTTCGCGCCTGAGCGGCGGGTGCACGCCCGCGCCGTGCTGCGCACGGTCACCAACCTCTCGATCGCACTGGGATCGGCGATCGGCGCGATCGCCCTCGCTCTCGGCACCCCGGAGGCGTACCGTGCGGTGATCGCCGTGGCGGGCCTTCTCTGCGCGGTCGGCTCCCTGCCGCTGCTGCGGCTGACCACGGACGTCGACGCGCCCGCACGCACGCGGCTCGGGCCGCAGGTGACCGAGACCGGCTCGATCGACACGGCCGCCGCGGCTGCCGCGCTCGCCGAGCGCAAGGACTGGGCGCAGCGTTCGCCATGGCGTGACCCGCAGTACCTGGCGCTGACCGCACTCACCGGGATCTTCGCCATGCAGTTCGGGGTCTTCGAACTCGGCGTGCCGCTGTGGATCACCCGGGAGACGACCGCCCCCGAGGTGATGGTCGCCGTGCTGCTGATCGTGAACACGGTCCTCGTCGTGATGTTCCAGGTGCGCGCCTCCCGCGGCACGCACGATGTGCGCACCGCGGGTCGTGTCACGCTGATCGCAGGCGGACTGATCGTGATCGCGTGCCTCGTCTACGCGCTCGCCGCAGGATTGCCCGTGTGGGCGGCGATCGTGCTGCTGCTCGTCGCGACCATCGCATACACGTTCGCCGAGATCCTGTCCCAGGCCGGCGGCTGGGGTCTCAGTTTCGAGCTCGCCGACGCGAAGCGCGCCGGGGCCTACCAGGGCGTCTTCGGCATGGGGTTCTCGCTCGGGGCCCTCGCCGCGCCCCTCGTCGTGAACGCCACCGCGATCACCTACGGCTTCTTCGGGTGGGTCGTGCTGGCCGCGATCTTCCTCGCCGCGGCGTCGGGCACCTGGCTCATCGCCCGGCGTGCCGCGGCAGTGTCAGCCTGA
- a CDS encoding penicillin acylase family protein encodes MTTDSETPAAPSRRPLATRIGRIAFLVVAAIVVVAVAAAVFVTWTIQRSFPQTGGTLALDGLKAEVTVQRDDSGIPTITADSTHDLFYAEGFVHAQDRFFEMDFRRHVTAGRVSEMFGESQIGTDSFLRTLGWRDVAEAEVAAMDETTLGYYEAYADGVNAYLSTRSGAELSLEYAVIGMQNPDYAPEPWTPADSVAWLKAMAWDLRTNIEDETERALLAADLAASGSDTAETQATIEQLYPPYPFEQNPVIVPKISSVPATETDADAAAFTTDADTGIQKASTTIEWQTASDVIEAASLLVGDVGEGIGSNSWVVSGALTESGLPLLSNDPHLGAALPSVWYQMQLKCSKVTDSCPFDVGGFSFSGLPGIVIGHNQQVAWGFTNLTTDVTDLYVEMIEGDQYWRDGALVPIDERTETIEVAGGDDVTLKVRSTVHGPIISGLVDDFTALAEDPEPALPTLPTQPAVSAPDHEYAVSLRWTALDPGTASTAIFALATAKDFDDFRRAASLFDVPAQNLIYADTAGNIGYQAPGRLPVRGAGDGWMPQPGWDSAYDWTGFIPFEDLPVSYNPASGYIVTANNAIVTDDYDYFLSKDWDYGYRAARIAHLIERRSATAPLTAQDMRDIQMDSEMWIGKQLAAALVDVEVSGAGPREAVELLRGWDAQNEASSAAAAYANVLWSNLVQNLFAEREQPLPIDGQGRLFTVVGALLDDPSDPLWTNTAIDVAGMDEMLALSAEEAYDELSGLQGTAVDAWNWGELHALTLTSSTLGESGIAPIEWLFNRGPYPVSGGASVVDATGWKLGASYATTTVPSMRMVVDLSDFDASTWIHLTGASGHAFHEHYTDQTERWAAGVQQPWAFSAKAVDAATTQTLVLTPAGGEG; translated from the coding sequence ATGACAACCGATTCAGAGACCCCTGCCGCGCCTTCACGACGGCCGCTCGCCACCCGCATCGGCCGGATCGCCTTCCTCGTGGTCGCCGCGATCGTGGTCGTCGCTGTCGCCGCCGCCGTCTTCGTCACCTGGACGATCCAGCGCTCCTTCCCGCAGACCGGGGGGACCCTGGCGCTCGACGGACTGAAGGCCGAGGTCACGGTGCAGCGCGACGACAGCGGCATCCCCACGATCACGGCGGATTCCACCCACGACCTGTTCTACGCCGAGGGCTTCGTGCACGCGCAGGACCGCTTCTTCGAGATGGATTTCCGCCGCCACGTCACCGCAGGCCGCGTCTCGGAGATGTTCGGCGAATCGCAGATCGGCACCGACTCGTTCCTGCGCACGCTCGGCTGGCGCGATGTCGCCGAAGCAGAAGTCGCGGCCATGGACGAGACCACGCTCGGCTACTACGAGGCATACGCCGACGGCGTGAACGCCTATCTCTCGACACGCTCCGGCGCCGAGCTCTCGCTCGAATATGCCGTGATCGGCATGCAGAATCCCGACTACGCACCCGAGCCGTGGACTCCCGCCGACTCGGTCGCCTGGCTGAAGGCCATGGCGTGGGACCTGCGCACGAACATCGAAGACGAGACAGAGCGCGCTCTGCTCGCCGCCGATCTCGCCGCATCGGGATCCGATACGGCCGAGACGCAGGCGACGATCGAGCAGCTGTACCCGCCCTACCCGTTCGAGCAGAACCCGGTGATCGTCCCGAAGATCTCGAGCGTCCCCGCGACGGAGACGGATGCCGACGCCGCGGCCTTCACGACGGACGCCGACACCGGCATCCAGAAGGCGAGCACGACGATCGAGTGGCAGACGGCATCAGACGTCATCGAGGCGGCGAGCCTGCTCGTCGGCGATGTCGGCGAGGGCATCGGATCGAACTCGTGGGTGGTGTCGGGCGCCCTCACCGAAAGCGGTCTGCCCCTGCTGTCGAACGATCCGCACCTCGGCGCCGCGCTGCCCTCGGTCTGGTACCAGATGCAGCTCAAGTGCTCGAAGGTCACCGACAGCTGCCCCTTCGACGTCGGCGGCTTCTCGTTCTCCGGTCTCCCCGGAATCGTGATCGGCCACAACCAGCAGGTCGCCTGGGGCTTCACGAACCTCACCACCGACGTCACCGACCTCTACGTCGAGATGATCGAGGGCGACCAGTACTGGCGAGACGGCGCCCTGGTGCCGATCGACGAGCGCACCGAGACCATCGAGGTCGCGGGCGGGGACGACGTCACCCTGAAGGTCCGCTCCACCGTGCACGGCCCGATCATCTCGGGGCTCGTCGACGACTTCACCGCGTTGGCCGAGGACCCGGAACCCGCACTCCCGACCCTCCCGACCCAACCGGCGGTGTCCGCTCCCGATCACGAGTACGCGGTCAGTCTGCGCTGGACCGCCCTCGACCCCGGCACCGCATCGACCGCGATCTTCGCGCTGGCGACCGCGAAGGACTTCGACGACTTCCGTCGCGCCGCCTCCCTCTTCGACGTTCCCGCGCAGAACCTCATCTACGCCGACACCGCGGGCAACATCGGGTATCAGGCTCCGGGACGGCTGCCTGTGCGCGGCGCCGGAGACGGATGGATGCCGCAACCGGGATGGGACAGCGCCTACGACTGGACGGGCTTCATCCCCTTCGAGGATCTGCCGGTCTCGTACAACCCCGCCTCCGGATACATCGTCACCGCGAACAACGCGATCGTGACCGATGACTACGACTACTTCCTGTCGAAGGACTGGGACTACGGCTACCGGGCGGCCCGCATCGCGCATCTGATCGAGCGCCGCTCCGCCACGGCTCCCCTGACGGCTCAGGACATGAGGGACATCCAGATGGATTCCGAGATGTGGATCGGCAAGCAGCTCGCGGCCGCTCTCGTCGACGTCGAGGTGTCGGGCGCCGGTCCGCGCGAGGCGGTCGAGCTGCTGCGCGGCTGGGATGCGCAGAACGAGGCCTCCTCGGCTGCCGCCGCGTACGCGAACGTGCTGTGGTCGAACCTCGTGCAGAACCTCTTCGCCGAACGCGAGCAGCCGCTGCCGATCGACGGGCAGGGCCGGTTGTTCACGGTGGTGGGCGCTCTTCTCGACGACCCGTCCGATCCGCTGTGGACCAACACGGCGATCGACGTCGCCGGAATGGACGAGATGCTCGCGCTGTCGGCCGAAGAGGCGTACGACGAGCTGTCGGGTCTGCAGGGAACCGCCGTCGACGCCTGGAACTGGGGCGAACTGCACGCGCTCACCCTGACCAGCTCGACTCTCGGGGAGTCGGGCATCGCGCCGATCGAATGGCTGTTCAACCGCGGGCCGTATCCGGTCAGCGGAGGCGCCTCGGTCGTCGACGCGACCGGATGGAAGCTCGGCGCCTCGTATGCCACGACCACGGTGCCGTCGATGCGCATGGTCGTCGATCTGTCCGACTTCGACGCCTCGACCTGGATCCACCTCACCGGGGCGTCGGGTCACGCCTTCCACGAGCACTACACGGATCAGACCGAGCGCTGGGCGGCCGGGGTGCAGCAGCCGTGGGCGTTCTCGGCGAAGGCAGTGGATGCCGCGACCACGCAGACCCTGGTGCTGACGCCCGCCGGCGGGGAAGGCTGA